A single region of the Elgaria multicarinata webbii isolate HBS135686 ecotype San Diego chromosome 14, rElgMul1.1.pri, whole genome shotgun sequence genome encodes:
- the AGRP gene encoding agouti-related protein yields the protein MLRMLLLLPLGLLLGIPAILALSHSHSHLDERGPILDEAGRSSYPSLLQMVKEAPADFEQLVLELPIVQDDLAPEASLVEPQGREERSPRRCVRLQESCLGHKLPCCDPCATCYCRFFNANCFCKKFSNTFPCSRN from the exons ATGCtgaggatgctgctgctgctgcccttagGACTCCTGCTGGGGATCCCTGCTATCCTCGCGTTGAGCCACAGTCACAGCCACCTGGATGAGAGGGGACCCATTCTGGATGAAGCAGGCAGGTCCAGCTACCCAAGTCTTCTGCAGATGGTCAAAGAGGCACCCGCAG ATTTTGAACAGTTGGTCCTGGAGCTGCCAATAGTCCAAGATGACCTTGCCCCAGAAGCTAGCTTGGTGGAGCCACAG GGACGGGAAGAGCGCTCTCCACGCAGATGTGTCCGCTTGCAGGAATCCTGCCTCGGGCACAAACTCCCTTGCTGCGACCCATGTGCCACCTGCTATTGCCGCTTCTTCAATGCCAACTGCTTCTGCAAGAAATTTAGCAACACTTTCCCCTGTAGCAGGAACTAG